CCATCCTCGACGACGTGAAGGCGCGCCTCGAGGGCGGCGCCAACGCCGAGAAGGCGTCGTGGGATGCGTACGCGGCGTTCCGCGAGATGCTCACGGCGATGGGCGGCTACATGGCAGAGCGAGCCACCGACCTCGACGACGTCGCCCAGCGCGTCGTGGCGCGCCTGCGCGGCGTCGCTGCCCCCGGCGTACCGGTCTCGGACGAGCCGTTCATCCTGATCGCGCGCGACCTCGCGCCCGCCGACACCGCGACGCTCGACCTCGAGAAGACGCTCGCCCTCGTGACGCAGGACGGCGGCCCCACCTCGCACACCGCGATCCTCGCGCGCTCGAAGTCGCTGCCAGCCATCGTCGGCGTCGTCGGCGTGCTCGATGCGCTCGTCGACGGGCAGCTCGTGATCGTGGACGCCAAGGCCGGCACCGTCGTGATCGACCCTGACGAGGCATCCGTCACCGCCGCCGCCGCAGAGCGCGAGACGCGCTTGGCTGCGGCCTCCGCGCCCATCACCGAAGGCGCGCTCGCAGACGGCACGAAGGTGCCGCTGCTGGCCAACGTGGGATCGGCGAAGGATGTGCCGAACGCGGTGGAGCTGGGGGCGGAGGGCGTCGGACTGTTCCGCACCGAGTTCCTCTTCCTCGGCGCCTCCTCGGCCCCCACGGTCGAGGAGCAGACGGCGGCCTACACCGCGGTGCTGGAGTCGTTCCCCGGCAAGAAGGTGGTCGTGCGGGTGCTCGACGCCGGCGCCGACAAGCCGCTGGCGTTCCTCAACGACGCGCACGAGGAGAACCCCGCACTGGGACTGCGCGGCATCCGCGCGCTGCGGGCGAGCGAGCAGATCCTGCGCGACCAGCTGACGGCGCTCGCGAACGCGCAGGCGGCCACCGAGGCAGAGCTGCACGTGATGGCGCCGATGATCGCCGACCACGAGGAGACGACCTACTTCGTCGGTCTCGGCAAGGAGCTGGGGCTGGCGAGCGTCGGCGCGATGGCGGAGGTGCCGTCGATCGCGGTGCTCGCCGATCAGGTGTTCGAGGTGGCCGACTTCGTCTCGATCGGCACCAACGACCTCACGCAGTACACGATGGCTGCCGACCGGCAGCTGGGCTCCGTCGCAGCGCTCCAGGATCCGTGGCACCCGGCGGTGCTGCGGCTCGTGAAGCTCATCGGCGAGGCAGGCACCGCGGCGGGCAAGCCCGTCAGCGTCTGCGGCGAGGCGGCAGCCGACCCCGCGCTGGCGGTCGTGCTCGTGGGCCTGGGCGCGACGAGCCTCTCGATGAGCGCCACGGCGCTCGCCGATGTGCGCGCAGAGCTGCTGACCGTCACGCTCGACGAGGCGAAGGCGCGTGCCGAGCGCGCCCTCGGCGCCCGCTCGCCGGCCGAGGCCCGCCAGGCCGCCGCCTCGTAGGTCGATGCCGCGCAGCGAGCCGCCGCCTCGTAGGTCGAGGAGCGCCGCGCGCAGCGCGACGCGTCACGAGACCGGAACCGCTACCGCTTGCGCCCCGACGCCCGCGCGACCGCCACCGCGAACTCGCGAGCCCGCTCGCGCTCACCCTCGATCGGCAGCACGATCGATGCGTGTGCGACAGCGCTGACCTGCTTGCGCAGCCGCCGGCGCGCCCGCGATCGTCGGGCGGCACCGATGGCGCCGCCCACGAGCGCGCCGATGATGCCCAGCACGATGCCCAGCAGCACGCCGCCGATGAGGCCGACGAGCGGGATCGGCCAGCCGTCGAGCCAGCTCTCGGTGCCCTCGACCTGCGGGATGACGGGCGCGACCATGCTCCACAGCGGCAGCAGGATCGGCAGCAGCAGCCAGATGCCGCCGATCACGGCGACCACGAGCGCGAGCCACTGGAGGGCTGCGAGCAGCGGCCACCACCAGGAGCCGCGCGCGCCCAGGTCGGTGCGTGCGACCGCCCGGTCGAGCTCCGACGGCAGCGACTCCAGCGCATCCGCTGCATGCTCGTGGATCGCCGCCGTCCATCCCTCGCCGAGCCCTGCGGCCGCGGCGTCTGCGTAGCTGCGCACCGCCAGGCCGGCCTGCGCGCGCTGTGCCGCATTCATGGGAGGCATGCCCGTGCGGTTGACCTCGGCGCGGTGCTGCCCGGCGTCGCGCCGGTCGCGACCGAACGACAGGTGCAGGCGCCGCAGCGGGTCGGGCGCCAGCCGCAGCAGCCAGGCCGTGAGGGGCCAGCCGGTGATCTGCCCGGCGCGCTTGCGATAGCTGCTCGCGACCGCCTGCGCGACGGCGTCGACATTCGCGGCCGTCCCGAGCCCGCGCTCGAGCGCCTGCGCATCGGCGGTTCGCAGCTTGCCGGGCACACCGGCGGCCTCGAGGCGCGCTGCCGCGCCCCGCACATCGGCGGCGAGGCGCTGCGAGGCGGCCTTCCGCTCGGATGCGAAGCGCGCGATCAGGCGCCGCAGGTCGTCGATGCCGGTGCCCTGCGTCGCCGAGACCGGCAGCACCTGCACGCGTTCGAGCCCGTCGCCCCGCAGCAGCCCGCGCAGCGAGTCGACGACCCGGCCGACCTCGTGCTCGGGCAGCCGGTCGACCTGGTTGAGCACCGCGGCGGTGACAGATGCGTGGGTCGCCAGCGGCGCGATGAAGTCGCGATGGATGACGGCGTCGGCGTACTTCTGCGGGTCGACGACCCACACCAGCACGTCCACCTGGCCGGCCAGTCGCTCGGCGATGGCGCGGTGCTCGAGCGCGACCGAGTCGAAGTCGGGCAGGTCGATGAGGATGAGCGAGAGATCCTGCCCGCGACCGTCGCGATCGGCGGCGAACGGCCGATCCATGATGCGCCGATCGCTCACCTGCAGCCAGTCGAGCAGGTCGGATGCGCCGCGCGGGTTCCACACGGCGGCGAGCGGCACCGAGGTGGTCGGCCTGCGCACGTGCGTGCGCGCCACCGACTCACCCGCGAGCGCGTTCATGAGCGACGACTTGCCGGATCCGGTGGCACCGAAGAAGCCCACGACGGTGTGCTCCGACGAGAGCGCGCGCCGCTCGCTCGCGCGGCCGGCGATGCGGCGCACGGTCTCGAGCTCGCCCTCCGGCACGCGGCCCGCGCCGAGCTCTGCCGCCTCCGAGAGCGCGCTGAGCAGCTGGTCGACGGTTGGCTCGCTCACCGGCTCGTCTCCTGCTCGCCCGAACGGTGCCCATCCGCCGACGGCTCGTCGTGCTCGATCGCGGGCAGCGGCCCGGTGCCGCGCTCCAGCTCCCGCACCTCGTCGGCCTCGGCCTCGAGCGGCGACTCGGCCGCGTCATCCATCGCCTCGCCCTCCACCACATCGATCGGCAGCAGCGCGCGATGCTCCGCCGTGGCAGACGGGCGCCCGACGAGCGCCATCGCGCGCTCGAGCTCGGCGGCCGCGTCGCGCAGCGCAGCACCGTCGGCACCGGCCTCGACGGGGTCGAGCAGCGCATCCCAGCGGGCGGCCTGCTCGTGCATCAGCGCATGCACGCGCGTCTCGAGATCTTCGCGCGCCTGCGCGGCAAGGCGACGTACCGCATCCTCGCCGAAGATCGTCTCGAGCAGCTTCTGACCGACGACGGCCGAGCCGCCCGCGATGGCGATCTCGCCGCCCGTGAGGCCGCCGGTGGAGGCGAATACGACCACCATGAGCGCCACGGTGATGACGTTGAGGCCGAGCGACATGACCCGCGCCTTCGTGCGCTTGCCCGCCGCCTGGTCGGTGATGAGCTCGATCAGTCCCTGCTGCCAGTCGCGCACGAGCTGCGAGGCGCGCGAGGGCAGGTCGGCAGACGGATGCGCGAGGTCGGCGCCGCTGGTCAGCTGCCTGCCGACGGCGCTCTGTCGCACGCGCGTCCAGGCGTCGGAGGCCGCGCGGCCCGCCTCGTCGACCATCACCGCGTGCAGGCCCGACTCGATCTCGTGCTCGACCTCGATGGCCGGGGCCGGCTTGCCCTGGAACCAGGCCGTGACCTTGTCTCGGGTGCGGGAGAACCAGGACTCGAGGGTGCGGAAGACATCGGAGGTGCCCACGAAGTCCTGCCAGCGGGCGAGCACCTCGCCGCGCAGCAGCACGCCGTCGCGCGTCGCGTCTCCGACCCGCTCGGCCGCGTCGGTGTGCACGGTGGCGACGGTCTCGCGCAGGTCGTTCGCGACGACCACCTGCTCGTCACGGGCATCGGCGACGGTGCGGGCGGTGACGGCGAGGCGCGAGACCGTGCCCGCGAGGGTGCGGCCGGCGATCCGGGCGCGCTCGGCTCGGTCGCCGGCGATGCCGGTGAGCCAGCCGCGGATGGCCCCGACGGCGCTGGCGGGCAGCATGCCGCGGTCGTCGAGCTGCGACTCGCCGACGACGAACACGGGCGCGGTGCCCAGGCCTCGCTCGCCCAGCATCTGCCGCAGGTCTGCCTCGACCTCTGCCTCCGCGCCCGGGGGCACCCGGTTGAGCACCACGCCGACGGTGATGTCGCGGGCGGCGGCGTCGTCGAGCAGCTTCCACGGCACAGCGTCGGCGTAGCGGTTGGCGGTGGTGGCGAACAGCCACAGGTCGGCGGCCGCGAGCAGCTGCGCTGCGAGCTCGCGGTTCTCGTCGGCGATCGAGTCGACGTCGGGGGCGTCGAGGATGGCCAGATCCCTCGGCACGCGCTCGTCGGCCACGAGCACCACCGAGCCGATCTGCGCGGCGTCGGGCTCCTCGCCCGCCTCGCTCGCGGGGGCGTCGCGCACCACGCCCGTCACGCGCGCCA
The window above is part of the Agrococcus sp. ARC_14 genome. Proteins encoded here:
- a CDS encoding dynamin family protein, which produces MTDATIAALDRLDALRSALDGVALPLSIAGSDTARDGRRSAVRQIDDYIQPRLSNLEAPLLAVVGGSTGAGKSTLVNALIGLPVTRTGVIRPTTRQPILLHSPVDAGWFASSRILPGLARVTGVVRDAPASEAGEEPDAAQIGSVVLVADERVPRDLAILDAPDVDSIADENRELAAQLLAAADLWLFATTANRYADAVPWKLLDDAAARDITVGVVLNRVPPGAEAEVEADLRQMLGERGLGTAPVFVVGESQLDDRGMLPASAVGAIRGWLTGIAGDRAERARIAGRTLAGTVSRLAVTARTVADARDEQVVVANDLRETVATVHTDAAERVGDATRDGVLLRGEVLARWQDFVGTSDVFRTLESWFSRTRDKVTAWFQGKPAPAIEVEHEIESGLHAVMVDEAGRAASDAWTRVRQSAVGRQLTSGADLAHPSADLPSRASQLVRDWQQGLIELITDQAAGKRTKARVMSLGLNVITVALMVVVFASTGGLTGGEIAIAGGSAVVGQKLLETIFGEDAVRRLAAQAREDLETRVHALMHEQAARWDALLDPVEAGADGAALRDAAAELERAMALVGRPSATAEHRALLPIDVVEGEAMDDAAESPLEAEADEVRELERGTGPLPAIEHDEPSADGHRSGEQETSR
- the ptsP gene encoding phosphoenolpyruvate--protein phosphotransferase produces the protein MSVLSGVGVGRGVAAAKVLKMPEPLAPPSDEPLAAPVDGEHQRVQAALQEVAADLNARAAAAGGDAQQVLEAAALMAQDPAILDDVKARLEGGANAEKASWDAYAAFREMLTAMGGYMAERATDLDDVAQRVVARLRGVAAPGVPVSDEPFILIARDLAPADTATLDLEKTLALVTQDGGPTSHTAILARSKSLPAIVGVVGVLDALVDGQLVIVDAKAGTVVIDPDEASVTAAAAERETRLAAASAPITEGALADGTKVPLLANVGSAKDVPNAVELGAEGVGLFRTEFLFLGASSAPTVEEQTAAYTAVLESFPGKKVVVRVLDAGADKPLAFLNDAHEENPALGLRGIRALRASEQILRDQLTALANAQAATEAELHVMAPMIADHEETTYFVGLGKELGLASVGAMAEVPSIAVLADQVFEVADFVSIGTNDLTQYTMAADRQLGSVAALQDPWHPAVLRLVKLIGEAGTAAGKPVSVCGEAAADPALAVVLVGLGATSLSMSATALADVRAELLTVTLDEAKARAERALGARSPAEARQAAAS
- a CDS encoding GTPase — translated: MSEPTVDQLLSALSEAAELGAGRVPEGELETVRRIAGRASERRALSSEHTVVGFFGATGSGKSSLMNALAGESVARTHVRRPTTSVPLAAVWNPRGASDLLDWLQVSDRRIMDRPFAADRDGRGQDLSLILIDLPDFDSVALEHRAIAERLAGQVDVLVWVVDPQKYADAVIHRDFIAPLATHASVTAAVLNQVDRLPEHEVGRVVDSLRGLLRGDGLERVQVLPVSATQGTGIDDLRRLIARFASERKAASQRLAADVRGAAARLEAAGVPGKLRTADAQALERGLGTAANVDAVAQAVASSYRKRAGQITGWPLTAWLLRLAPDPLRRLHLSFGRDRRDAGQHRAEVNRTGMPPMNAAQRAQAGLAVRSYADAAAAGLGEGWTAAIHEHAADALESLPSELDRAVARTDLGARGSWWWPLLAALQWLALVVAVIGGIWLLLPILLPLWSMVAPVIPQVEGTESWLDGWPIPLVGLIGGVLLGIVLGIIGALVGGAIGAARRSRARRRLRKQVSAVAHASIVLPIEGERERAREFAVAVARASGRKR